The Elaeis guineensis isolate ETL-2024a chromosome 11, EG11, whole genome shotgun sequence genomic interval ACTCGAAAGGGAAAATGATATGAATCAGCGTAAGACAGGAGgaataggaggaggaggaggagggtacCGGTGGCGATAACGGTGGTGATGGAACCGACGAAGCCGTACACCTCGGAGGGCTTGGGGCCATGCTCCTCGGCGAAGCCCGGGCCCTTCTCTATGGAATCGAAGATGGACACCGCCGCCCGCCGCTCCCTCAGCAGGCTCAGCGTCCTCCTCGGGCTGCTCACCACCAGCCACGACGGCGACGACGGCACCTCCTCCGTCGCTGGCCCTCGCTCCATCTTTTTCCCTTTGTCGTGGTAAATTGGCCGCGTCCGGTTGTGCTCTGACGAAAGGTGTACGACCGAGAGGCGCACGGCAAACGCAGGGTGGGCTCACCAACCACTAACTTTGTAGGCCTTTCCTTGTTAATacttaatattaatttataaaatttacataaaagaaaataaagagtaATTTTATTACACATACTGCGAGCGGTTTGGATGATGCAGTCATAAACCATCATCATCCATCAAATACTCCTAACCAGCATTCAATGTTTCACAAACGTATGTGACAATCGTGGCTGTCTTGATAAAGTTGCGGAAAATTGGTACCAATGATCTGGATTCAAGTTTtatctatattattttaaaatttattatctatGGGATCAAAAAACCTCTCCTGCTGTAGAAATCTCATCCCGGCTTCTTTCAAGACATTTCCACAGCCGGCATTTCAATTTAGTATCTTTCTGCCGACATCTATATAGTGATTTTCCTCGTTATTTGATATTGAAATTTGTCGGATCCCATAACAACcattaaaataaattatgtatCTTTCTGCCTCCAAAGAagcgaaaagataaaaaaagaaaaatattacaaACCTACGTGGGAAAAATGtcttactttcttttttttttttttttgttgatttttttatattttttatgattttttttatttttttcattcccaGGAGTATCAATTAGATGAGAGGCTTGGAGTTTTCCGATCAAAAATCTCTCAAATTACactaaatatcatgcttctaccaaggttaagctctcaaaacctaaaGGAGCtaactcacaccaccacaactcTGGCAAAAATCTACTAGAGAAAAAAATCTcaacaaaaatctaaaaaatccttCTAATCTTTCTCAAGTGCTCTTTTTTTTCATGGATCTCCgaagaaagagaatgaaatgaaaaaaaataaaaagagaagaaaaaaattggccaatccatgtgggaaaaggtcttaattttttttgctttttctttctttgtcttgatattttttttattttctcttaattttctctcttttttctccatAATCATGGGTCTCAATTAGATGGGATGCTTGGAGCGACTGATAGAGTAGTTTAGACGTTGGCTAAGACTCCATattggtgtttatatatacacaaATTCGGATGGTAGGAGGGATAAATCTCAAATCTGTTATAAATTCTGATggattttagttttaaatcttAAATCAGTCCCAAATCCTCTTGGGATATACGAAATGAAACTTATTAAGGTTGGGACAGATCAGGTATCCGAAAATATCCATTTGACTACCGTCCGAGAtggtgatttttgccaaagatgAAGCAGGTCGTATCTTCAGGGTGGCAATAGCTGCCGAGGATGGGGAAGAATGAGAGCGGTCCTCTCAAGCCCGTCTTCAACGTATgtccatttttaatttttaaaaacttgTGCAGCAGCATTGATCCTTTTTGGCATCTTCGTTGCATTTTACAGTTTATCATGGTTTGTCTTCCATGATTTCAAATGCTGTAGCTGATCAAAGGACAGGTTGATTATATGGCCGAGAAAGGCTTGTAAATTTTTGCAACGAAACACCGGGCGAATAATATCCAATTGATGGGTAAGCTTAAGAATTCGAGAGCTTAAGAAATGAGCTCACTGTTGGTTTAGACAAGCAAATGAGCGAGGACCACTCAACTCGGTCTGGATAATTAACTCAATGGCATTTTTATAGGGACCTGCAGGAGTGTCATTTCCAAAGGTAGAAGGAATAATTTCTGAACAGCCATCAGCAATGCTTCAGATATGTATACAAAATGACTGTGATATATTATAATGATATTTAAAAGCTATTTGAATAAACTTTAAATGCAAGCGAATTTGCAGCCCACTAGAGGCAACTTTACCACAGAAATGTATCGAGCCATCCATGCTGATCAGAAAAGCGACGAATGTTTGACCACAATGGTTTTCTTAGTATATGTTATTTGGCAATAAGTTTATCACACAGAATTTTATGCTGGTCGCCTGCTTTGAGAGTATCAGATATTCAAGAGCAAGTTCAGAAAGCTGCAATAGCAATATTCAATCAAGAAGCAagattttgatataaaattatgaatGTTAATGTCATTCCATTATGATGCAACATTAGCTAGGTTAAGAAATCATTTTATTTACCTACAAAAATGATGCCATTTTCTTGTATCGTGTCTAGGATAATCCCAAGCCTACCCTCAATTCTCTCATTTTTCTTAGGTTCATAAGATATTGCAAATACGTCTGCATCCTTCGATCTTTCAGCTATCAGCTGTCCAATAGTCCTACAAGCATCATTGTCTGTAAGCGATGGCAAAGTATTCCTGAGATCTTTTGCATTGGTGCTTGCAACAGAGATGACTTTGCTTGTTCCCCTGTGTACTACCTTTGCATGAATAAACCTCTTGGAGAAGAAAACATTTAGCATGAAAGGCCGCATGTACATGTCCGTTCTTTGTTTCCATGATTTTCTATTTGGTCTCTTTGCAGTTTCACCTCGAGAT includes:
- the LOC105053890 gene encoding phosphatidylinositol N-acetylglucosaminyltransferase subunit P isoform X3; amino-acid sequence: MERGPATEEVPSSPSWLVVSSPRRTLSLLRERRAAVSIFDSIEKGPGFAEEHGPKPSEVYGFVGSITTVIATVIFLVWAYTPEPWLHYLGITYYPSKYWALAVPTFCMVTVVLMMAFYLGLNFMVTPPPTSLNTMFGAK
- the LOC105053888 gene encoding uncharacterized protein, which codes for MAFSMPAVAASSTLCYPSSFGARGNPLGTKHSSLSWASSIPNIKINTQHLLKAPSPVVPHRQTGVVHAAWTRRSRGETAKRPNRKSWKQRTDMYMRPFMLNVFFSKRFIHAKVVHRGTSKVISVASTNAKDLRNTLPSLTDNDACRTIGQLIAERSKDADVFAISYEPKKNERIEGRLGIILDTIQENGIIFVGK